One window from the genome of Cucumis melo cultivar AY chromosome 10, USDA_Cmelo_AY_1.0, whole genome shotgun sequence encodes:
- the LOC103496768 gene encoding uncharacterized protein LOC103496768 isoform X2 gives MDLRLTALNKDLTAAFEKAHGATCSSKEISNLAKFTEYFGAINLKNCTYKYLELNPKSDNVELVTDNKHTITSNLCNENAISVNGSIRAEKSNSSTPVKYGVSPAKVAQIERQDSSETESSDSDNENGTPAERSRTMVRSTVARRSASPMRRVQIGRTGSRRAPAIMIRSLNHLQTRDSMFSQGDAAANSDDDEEGSEPSGETADNNVGRISVQDAISLFESKQRNDASDIQKRRSLANITIGANKFVLRRWSTGMGEASTKCHPELVRDESDPISHDLAEEVPKSKLTDEEEVGSDNISSIDKTCTTAEVEEKLEDSEIKTSDSPETQSDSPISEPQVAIQKLSANSEWTRRKEAELDQMLKKVMESKRMAQNNSQANRKKDVNSEQRGELYDQYKAKRDEKRRAEEAKRNTNKEAKIKGTRQVADDRRTKIASPEVNVTKKCATRKPEVPSANWSKSENPKKEISKPSTIEKISSRTKPMAATRKSWPSSASERTTGISPATAKATRQKAQAASSSNRLSAKVEKSPMQKKKVKETNDSSRDLRSVKEKKEIIQAKSGKVTKTKVTPTGDSSVPVKSRIRDKVAKKSSIVPLESKSFHKGSRNSLDNSTPVVSKTKPSKLSKLSKSADSSNNSKKLTRDLEVEVTVPALASQPDKGDDLVSAHCDFKTVVNDQQDSEILTVDVVDADQGNVPLQQNKEKSSLEITVEGESMIPSKSTEEIEEFQELPANNDNMSQLALLENTAPIENSRVRLSLSQMLQEENSEPDSIDWGIAENPPMMNYQRGAPKGFKRLLKFARKSKGEANLAGWSSPSVVSEGEDDSEESKPLNTKKADNLLMKATHNSGLVKASLDKNFDHEKLYSGTYGAHKFNSKFQESHDHATVSSTKVGRSFFSLSAFRGSK, from the exons ATGGACTTGAGGCTTACAGCATTAAATAAGGACTTAACTGCAGCATTTGAAAAGGCTCACGGTGCAACTTGCAGTTCTAAAGAAATCAGCAATTTGGCAAAGTTTACTGAATATTTTGGAGCTATAAATTTGAA GAATTGTACATACAAATATTTGGAACTAAATCCAAAGAGTGATAATGTTGAGCTCGTTACTGATAATAAGCACACAATTACTTCAAACTTGTGCAACGAAAATGCTATTAGTGTAAATGGAAGTATTAGAGCTGAAAAATCAAATTCATCTACACCAGTCAAATATGGTGTTTCACCCGCAAAAGTTGCCCAGATTGAGCGACAGGATTCATCAGAAACTGAGTCTTCTGACTCTGATAATGAAAATGGGACACCAGCAGAAAGAAGTAGAACAATGGTACGCTCAACGGTTGCAAGAAGGTCAGCATCACCCATGAGAAGGGTTCAGATTGGTAGAACGGGATCCCGAAGAGCACCAGCAATAATGATTAGGAGTCTAAATCATCTGCAAACAAGAGACAGTATGTTTTCCCAAGGAGATGCGGCAGCTAATAGTGATGATGATGAGGAAGGATCAGAACCTTCCGGTGAAACAGCTGATAACAATGTAGGTAGAATATCTGTTCAGGATGCAATCAGTCTTTTTGAAAGCAAACAGAGAAACGATGCTTCCGATATTCAGAAAAGAAGATCATTAGCTAATATAACCATTGGTGCAAATAAATTTGTATTGCGAAGATGGAGTACAGGCATGGGAGAGGCTTCTACAAAATGCCACCCAGAGCTTGTTAGGGATGAATCAGATCCAATAAGTCATGATTTGGCTGAAGAGGTGCCAAAGAGTAAGTTAACAGATGAAGAAGAAGTGGGATCTGATAATATATCTTCAATTGATAAGACATGTACAACTGCTGAAGTTGAAGAGAAATTAGAAGATTCAGAAATAAAAACTTCTGATTCACCAGAGACTCAATCAGATTCTCCCATTAGTGAACCACAGGTAGCTATCCAAAAGTTATCTGCAAATTCGGAATGGACTAGAAGAAAGGAAGCAGAATTAGACCAAATGCTGAAAAAAGTGATGGAAAGTAAGCGTATGGCACAAAACAATTCCCAAGCAAATCGAAAGAAAGATGTCAATTCTGAACAGAGGGGTGAACTGTATGATCAGTACAAGGCAAAAAGAGATGAAAAACGTAGGGCAGAGGAAGCTAAAAGGAATACAAATAAAGAGGCAAAAATTAAGGGAACTCGACAAGTTGCAGATGATAGGAGAACCAAGATAGCCTCTCCCGAAGttaatgtaacaaaaaaatgTGCAACACGTAAGCCTGAAGTTCCATCAGCAAATTGGTCAAAATCAGAAAACCCAAAGAAGGAGATCTCCAAACCATCCACGATTGAGAAGATTTCATCTAGAACGAAACCAATGGCTGCCACCCGTAAGTCCTGGCCATCTTCTGCGTCAGAAAGAACCACTGGGATTTCTCCAGCCACAGCGAAGGCAACACGTCAGAAAGCCCAAGCGGCATCATCCTCTAATCGATTGAGTGCTAAAGTGGAAAAATCTCCCatgcaaaagaaaaaagtgaagGAAACTAATGATAGCTCAAGGGACTTGAGGAGTGTGAAGGAAAAGAAGGAAATAATTCAGGCAAAGTCTGGAAaagtaacaaaaacaaaagttaCACCGACTGGGGATTCCTCTGTTCCTGTGAAGTCGAGAATCCGTGACAAGGTAGCCAAAAAAAGCAGCATAGTACCACTAGAATCAAAGTCCTTTCATAAGGGTTCTAGAAATAGCTTAGACAATAGTACTCCAGTGGTTAGCAAGACAAAACCTTCAAAACTTTCAAAACTTTCAAAATCTGCTGATTCTTCAAATAATAGCAAAAAATTGACTCGTGATCTGGAAGTTGAGGTTACAGTTCCTGCTCTTGCCAGTCAACCTGATAAGGGGGATGATTTGGTGTCAGCTCATTGCGATTTCAAAACTGTTGTGAATGATCAACAGGATAGTGAGATACTGACTGTAGATGTAGTTGATGCTGATCAAGGTAATGTTCCACTTCAACAAAATAAAGAGAAATCTTCTTTGGAAATTACGGTTGAAGGAGAATCAATGATCCCATCTAAGTCCACAGAGGAAATAGAAGAGTTTCAAGAGTTACCAGCCAATAACGATAACATGTCTCAACTTGCATTGCTGGAAAACACTGCACCAATTGAAAATTCCCGTGTTCGCCTCTCTTTGTCCCAGATGTTGCAGGAAGAAAATAGTGAACCTGATAGCATTGATTGGGGAATTGCAGAAAATCCTCCAATGATGAACTACCAAAGGGGTGCACCAAAAGGATTTAAGCGACTCTTAAAGTTTGCAAGGAAAAGCAAGGGGGAAGCAAACCTAGCTGGTTGGTCGAGCCCTTCTGTAGTTTCCGAGGGGGAGGATGATTCTGAAGAATCTAAACCTTTGAACACGAAAAAGGCAGACAATCTATTGATGAAAGCTACTCATAACTCTGGTCTTGTAAAGGCTTCACTGGACAAAAACTTTGACCATGAAAAACTATACTCAG GTACATATGGTGCACAtaaatttaattccaaatttcaAGAAAGCCATGATCATGCTACAGTTTCTTCAACTAAAG TTGGCAGGTCTTTCTTTTCCCTATCTGCTTTTAGGGGCAGCAAATAG
- the LOC103496768 gene encoding uncharacterized protein LOC103496768 isoform X1: MSGGVADDGPLDYARIQIIPSENRYEAFVCYGNEVDGLAEGNLDALLLHLPELQELNAKGSKASIKLLPSASSGGTTWFTKSTLRRFLQIVGSPELPNMMKTRNEMSQLEETKRFHLSLYGQGQRSKTEEKDGNLDSSSPKHGSGPEFASSAASKNDLLRAMDLRLTALNKDLTAAFEKAHGATCSSKEISNLAKFTEYFGAINLKNCTYKYLELNPKSDNVELVTDNKHTITSNLCNENAISVNGSIRAEKSNSSTPVKYGVSPAKVAQIERQDSSETESSDSDNENGTPAERSRTMVRSTVARRSASPMRRVQIGRTGSRRAPAIMIRSLNHLQTRDSMFSQGDAAANSDDDEEGSEPSGETADNNVGRISVQDAISLFESKQRNDASDIQKRRSLANITIGANKFVLRRWSTGMGEASTKCHPELVRDESDPISHDLAEEVPKSKLTDEEEVGSDNISSIDKTCTTAEVEEKLEDSEIKTSDSPETQSDSPISEPQVAIQKLSANSEWTRRKEAELDQMLKKVMESKRMAQNNSQANRKKDVNSEQRGELYDQYKAKRDEKRRAEEAKRNTNKEAKIKGTRQVADDRRTKIASPEVNVTKKCATRKPEVPSANWSKSENPKKEISKPSTIEKISSRTKPMAATRKSWPSSASERTTGISPATAKATRQKAQAASSSNRLSAKVEKSPMQKKKVKETNDSSRDLRSVKEKKEIIQAKSGKVTKTKVTPTGDSSVPVKSRIRDKVAKKSSIVPLESKSFHKGSRNSLDNSTPVVSKTKPSKLSKLSKSADSSNNSKKLTRDLEVEVTVPALASQPDKGDDLVSAHCDFKTVVNDQQDSEILTVDVVDADQGNVPLQQNKEKSSLEITVEGESMIPSKSTEEIEEFQELPANNDNMSQLALLENTAPIENSRVRLSLSQMLQEENSEPDSIDWGIAENPPMMNYQRGAPKGFKRLLKFARKSKGEANLAGWSSPSVVSEGEDDSEESKPLNTKKADNLLMKATHNSGLVKASLDKNFDHEKLYSGTYGAHKFNSKFQESHDHATVSSTKVGRSFFSLSAFRGSK; this comes from the exons ATGAGTGGTGGAGTAGCTGATGATGGGCCTTTAGATTATGCCAGGATTCAGATCATACCTTCTGAGAACAG GTATGAGGCATTTGTTTGCTATGGCAATGAGGTAGATGGACTGGCGGAGGGGAATCTGGATGCGTTGTTGCTGCATTTACCAGAACTACAAGAGCTCAATGCCAAAGGATCTAAGGCTAGCATTAAACTCTTACCATCAGCTTCTTCAGGGGGTACAACATGGTTTACAAAATCTACTTTAAGAAG GTTCCTCCAAATAGTTGGCTCACCAGAATTACCGAATATGATGAAAACAAGGAATGAGATGTCTCAACTAGAAGAAACCAAAAGATTTCATCTTTCTTTATATGGCCAG GGTCAGAGGTCAAAGACCGAAGAGAAAG ATGGCAACCTCGACTCCTCTAGTCCAAAACACGGG TCTGGACCTGAATTTGCTTCATCAGCTGCGTCAAA AAATGACTTGTTGCGAGCTATGGACTTGAGGCTTACAGCATTAAATAAGGACTTAACTGCAGCATTTGAAAAGGCTCACGGTGCAACTTGCAGTTCTAAAGAAATCAGCAATTTGGCAAAGTTTACTGAATATTTTGGAGCTATAAATTTGAA GAATTGTACATACAAATATTTGGAACTAAATCCAAAGAGTGATAATGTTGAGCTCGTTACTGATAATAAGCACACAATTACTTCAAACTTGTGCAACGAAAATGCTATTAGTGTAAATGGAAGTATTAGAGCTGAAAAATCAAATTCATCTACACCAGTCAAATATGGTGTTTCACCCGCAAAAGTTGCCCAGATTGAGCGACAGGATTCATCAGAAACTGAGTCTTCTGACTCTGATAATGAAAATGGGACACCAGCAGAAAGAAGTAGAACAATGGTACGCTCAACGGTTGCAAGAAGGTCAGCATCACCCATGAGAAGGGTTCAGATTGGTAGAACGGGATCCCGAAGAGCACCAGCAATAATGATTAGGAGTCTAAATCATCTGCAAACAAGAGACAGTATGTTTTCCCAAGGAGATGCGGCAGCTAATAGTGATGATGATGAGGAAGGATCAGAACCTTCCGGTGAAACAGCTGATAACAATGTAGGTAGAATATCTGTTCAGGATGCAATCAGTCTTTTTGAAAGCAAACAGAGAAACGATGCTTCCGATATTCAGAAAAGAAGATCATTAGCTAATATAACCATTGGTGCAAATAAATTTGTATTGCGAAGATGGAGTACAGGCATGGGAGAGGCTTCTACAAAATGCCACCCAGAGCTTGTTAGGGATGAATCAGATCCAATAAGTCATGATTTGGCTGAAGAGGTGCCAAAGAGTAAGTTAACAGATGAAGAAGAAGTGGGATCTGATAATATATCTTCAATTGATAAGACATGTACAACTGCTGAAGTTGAAGAGAAATTAGAAGATTCAGAAATAAAAACTTCTGATTCACCAGAGACTCAATCAGATTCTCCCATTAGTGAACCACAGGTAGCTATCCAAAAGTTATCTGCAAATTCGGAATGGACTAGAAGAAAGGAAGCAGAATTAGACCAAATGCTGAAAAAAGTGATGGAAAGTAAGCGTATGGCACAAAACAATTCCCAAGCAAATCGAAAGAAAGATGTCAATTCTGAACAGAGGGGTGAACTGTATGATCAGTACAAGGCAAAAAGAGATGAAAAACGTAGGGCAGAGGAAGCTAAAAGGAATACAAATAAAGAGGCAAAAATTAAGGGAACTCGACAAGTTGCAGATGATAGGAGAACCAAGATAGCCTCTCCCGAAGttaatgtaacaaaaaaatgTGCAACACGTAAGCCTGAAGTTCCATCAGCAAATTGGTCAAAATCAGAAAACCCAAAGAAGGAGATCTCCAAACCATCCACGATTGAGAAGATTTCATCTAGAACGAAACCAATGGCTGCCACCCGTAAGTCCTGGCCATCTTCTGCGTCAGAAAGAACCACTGGGATTTCTCCAGCCACAGCGAAGGCAACACGTCAGAAAGCCCAAGCGGCATCATCCTCTAATCGATTGAGTGCTAAAGTGGAAAAATCTCCCatgcaaaagaaaaaagtgaagGAAACTAATGATAGCTCAAGGGACTTGAGGAGTGTGAAGGAAAAGAAGGAAATAATTCAGGCAAAGTCTGGAAaagtaacaaaaacaaaagttaCACCGACTGGGGATTCCTCTGTTCCTGTGAAGTCGAGAATCCGTGACAAGGTAGCCAAAAAAAGCAGCATAGTACCACTAGAATCAAAGTCCTTTCATAAGGGTTCTAGAAATAGCTTAGACAATAGTACTCCAGTGGTTAGCAAGACAAAACCTTCAAAACTTTCAAAACTTTCAAAATCTGCTGATTCTTCAAATAATAGCAAAAAATTGACTCGTGATCTGGAAGTTGAGGTTACAGTTCCTGCTCTTGCCAGTCAACCTGATAAGGGGGATGATTTGGTGTCAGCTCATTGCGATTTCAAAACTGTTGTGAATGATCAACAGGATAGTGAGATACTGACTGTAGATGTAGTTGATGCTGATCAAGGTAATGTTCCACTTCAACAAAATAAAGAGAAATCTTCTTTGGAAATTACGGTTGAAGGAGAATCAATGATCCCATCTAAGTCCACAGAGGAAATAGAAGAGTTTCAAGAGTTACCAGCCAATAACGATAACATGTCTCAACTTGCATTGCTGGAAAACACTGCACCAATTGAAAATTCCCGTGTTCGCCTCTCTTTGTCCCAGATGTTGCAGGAAGAAAATAGTGAACCTGATAGCATTGATTGGGGAATTGCAGAAAATCCTCCAATGATGAACTACCAAAGGGGTGCACCAAAAGGATTTAAGCGACTCTTAAAGTTTGCAAGGAAAAGCAAGGGGGAAGCAAACCTAGCTGGTTGGTCGAGCCCTTCTGTAGTTTCCGAGGGGGAGGATGATTCTGAAGAATCTAAACCTTTGAACACGAAAAAGGCAGACAATCTATTGATGAAAGCTACTCATAACTCTGGTCTTGTAAAGGCTTCACTGGACAAAAACTTTGACCATGAAAAACTATACTCAG GTACATATGGTGCACAtaaatttaattccaaatttcaAGAAAGCCATGATCATGCTACAGTTTCTTCAACTAAAG TTGGCAGGTCTTTCTTTTCCCTATCTGCTTTTAGGGGCAGCAAATAG